The Synechococcus sp. CC9605 sequence CCGAGATCGAGGAAATCAAACGTCTCTATCTGCAGGAAGGGCGATCGATCCTCCAGATCCCCAAGATCCTGGGCAAAGGCAGTGAAAACTCCGTGCGCAACGCCCTGCACAAAGCCCGGGTCAAGCATGCCCCGGAGGAACGCACCAAGCTGGAACGTTTCAAGCCAGAGCAAGTTTTTGGCAAAGTGACGCTCTTAAAGCGACTCAACAAAGCCAAGAAACTGAAGTTCCATGCCCGCTGCTCCTGCGGCTACGAATTTAATGTGGATCCATTCCGGCTGACGCTGCCGGAACACCACAAGGACAGAATTTCTGCTTGCCAACGCTGCAGCAAAGCGCAAACAGAGGAACGCTCCAAGCCTCAAAGCTGAACAAATCAATCAAAAAAGTTCAACGGCACAAGCAACATAAACAAAATATTTCAATCACTTCACAACAACTAAAATAAGATTCCGTCAACCACATCAAACCCCTTTTCCTTTCAGAGCAAGGGAGGAGGGCAAAGCTTGTATCAAGCCGATGCGGCTTTAACAATGGCTAAAGAGCAAGGTATCCAGTGGAACCTTGCGGCCCTTTTGTAGCGGCCGTAAAACACAGAAAGTTTTTATTCTTCCCTATTTACTCCATGGAACTCACTTTCCTGGGCAACAAATATTCAAAGACAGAAGGAGTATCTGCGAGGCCCACAATTCAACTGAAATATATGGGGAAAAGCTATCGCGCTGAGCAAATCCAAGCTCTTCGCAATTCCGTTGCTCTGACCTACCGCGGCGTCTCTTACTCAAAAAACTGAGAAGCCTTGGGCTTGGCCGGCAAAATGGCGTGATGAGACTTCTGATCACAGCCCTGATCGCATCCAGCGCATTGGCCTTGCCGGCAAAAAGTGCGGAACCGATCCCCCTGGTGGTGGTCCCCTTTGATGCCTCATGGGGATCACGCCGTCTTCCCGTCCAGCCCGCAGCGTTGTTGCCGCCACCTCCAGTGCCAGAGGTCA is a genomic window containing:
- a CDS encoding DUF4278 domain-containing protein; its protein translation is MELTFLGNKYSKTEGVSARPTIQLKYMGKSYRAEQIQALRNSVALTYRGVSYSKN